The following is a genomic window from Geminicoccaceae bacterium.
GGCATCGCGGACCGCCTCGCCGATGAAGATCAGCAGCGACAGCATGAGCGCCAGCACGGCAAAGCCGGTGATGGCAAGCCAGGGCGCGTGGAGGTTCGACTTGCCCTGCGCCAGCAGCTCGCCCAGCGACGGCGAACCCGGCGGCATGCCGAAACCGAGGAAATCGAGCGAGGTGAGCGTGGTGATGGAGCCATTGAGGATGAAGGGCATGAACGTCAGCGTGGAAACCATCGCATTGGGGAGCACATGGCGGATCATGATGGTGACATTGCCCACGCCCAGCGCCCGCGCCGCCCGCACGAAATCGAGATTCCGCGCGCGCAGGAATTCCGCACGGACGACATCGACCAGCGACATCCAGCTGAACAGCAGCATGAGGATGAGCAGCGACCAGAAACCCGGAATGATGACGCTCGACATGATGATGAGCAGATAGAGGGTCGGCAGCCCCGACCAGACCTCCATGAAGCGCTGCATGCCGAGGTCGACCCAGCCGCCGAAATAGCCCTGCACCGCACCGGCCGCGATGCCGACCATCGAGGAGACGAGGGTGAGCACGAGCCCGAACAGGACCGAGATGCGGAAGCCGTAGATCACCCGCGCCATGACATCGCGGGCCTGGTCGTCGGTACCCAGCCAGTTCCTCCACGAGGGCGGCGCGGGGGACGGGCGGTCGAGATCCTTGATGATGGTGTCGTAGCTGTAGGGAATGACCGGCCAGACCGCCCAGCCCTTCTCGTCGATCAGTTCCATGACGAACGGATCGTTGTAATCCGCCTCGGTGGGGAAATCCCCGCCGAAAGTCGTTTCCGGATAGGAGACGAGAAAGGGAGTGTAGAAACTCCCATCATAGCGGACAAGCAGCGGCTTGTCGTTGGCGATCAGTTCGGCGAACAGGGTGAGCACGAAGACGACGGCAAAGATCCACAGCGAAACATGGCCGCGGCGATTGGCCTTGAAATTGGCGAGCCTTCGCGCATTCAGCGGTGACAGGCGCAAGGGGATGCCCAGCAGCCGCTGCGTTTCCCGTGCGGGCTTCAGGCTGCCCGCTCTCGATGCGGCGCTCACTGCGCCCCCCTGCTGTCGAAGTCGATACGCGGATCGACCAGCACATAGGTGAAATCGGAGATGATCTTCAGCAGAAGGCCGATGAGGGTGAAGATGTACAGCGTGGCGAACATCACCGGGTAGTCGCGGTTGATCGCGGCCTCGTATCCGAGCAGCCCCAGCCCGTCGAGCGAGAAGATCACCTCGACCAGCAGCGATCCGGTGAACAGGATGCCGATGAAGGCGGCGGGAAAGCCGGCGATGACGATGAGCATGGCGTTGCGGAAGACATGGCCGTAGAGCACCTGCCGCTCGCTGAGCCCCTTGGCCCGGGCGGTGATGACATACTGCTTGTTGATCTCCTCGACGAAGCTGTTCTTGGTCAGCATCGTCAGCCCGGCGAAGGCGCCGATCATCAGCGAGGTGATCGGCAGGACCATGTGCCAGAGATAATCGGCAATGAGCTGACCCCAGCCCATCTGCCTCCAGTTCTCCGATACCAGACCGCGCAGCGGAAACCAGTCGAGATAGGTGCCGCCGGCAAAGACGACGATGAGCAGGATGGCGAAGAGGAACCCGGGAATGGCGTTGCCAACGATGATGACGGCACTGGTCCAGATATCGAAGGTCGAGCCGTCGCGCACCGCCTTGCGGATGCCCAGCGGGATGGAAATCAGGTAGGTGAGCAGCGTCGTCCAGATCCCCAGAGAAATCGAAACCGGGAGTTTCTCGACGATGAGATCGATGACAGAGGTGTCACGAAAGAAGCTCTTGCCGAAATCGAACCTCAGATAGCGGCCGATCATCCCGGTGAACTGCTGCCAGAGCGGCTTGTCGAATCCGTACATGCGCTCAAGTTCGGCGATGAACTCCGGCGGAAGGCCGCGCGCACCGCGATATTTGCCCTGCACATTGCCGGACGACTGGCTTCGCTGTTGCGCCTCCTGCCCCTGCGCGCCAAGATCGCCGCGGTCGCCTTCCAGCCGTGCCGTCGCCGAAATGCTCGTGCCCTGCAACCGGGCGATCATCTGTTCCACCGGACCGCCCGGGGCGGCCTGGATGATGACGAAGTTGAGCACCATGATCCCCAGCAGCGTGGGGATCACCAGCAGCAGGCGGCGAAGGAGATAGGCGGCCATCAGCGGGCCTTGATCTGGGCGGCCTTTTCCTCGTCGAACCACCAGCAGTTCAGGTCCAGCCCGCGTAGCGGCACGGTCTCCGGCCGCACGAGATAGGCCCAGTAGGCGATACGGTCGACGTCATTGTAGAATTGCGGAACGACGAAATACTGCCAGGTGAGCACGCGATCCAGCGCCCGGCAGGCCGCCGCCAGTTCCTCGGCGGACCCGGCCTCGATCACCTTGTTCACGATCGCATCGATCACCGGATCCTTGATGCCGATCAGGTTGCGCGAACCGGGCTGGTCCGCCGCCTCGCTGCCCCAGAACTCGCGCTGTTCGTTGCCCGGCGACAGGCTCTGCCCCCAGACGGAGGTCGTCATGTCGAAGTCGAAGTTCTGGAGCCTTTCCACATATTGCGAGGTGTCGACCCGGCGCAGGGTCATCTTCACCCCGATCTTGTCCAGCGACTGCGCATAGGGTGCTGCTATGCGCTCGCTCGACGGGTCGTAGTAGAGATATTCGAATTCGAGCTTCTGCCCGGTGCCGCCGTGGGTCATGACACCGTCCGCAAGCTCGTAGCCTGCCTCCTTGAGCATGTTGAGCGCATCACGCAGCTGCCGGCGGTTATTGCCGGAACCGTCGGTTGCGGGAGGTTCGAACACCTTTGTGAACACCTCCGCGGGAAGCCGGTCGCGCCACGGTTCGAGAATAGCCAGTTCCATCGCACCGGGCAATTCGCGGGCGGCGAAGGTCTCGCTGCCGGAGAAATAGCTGTTGATGCGCTTGTACTGGCCGTAGAACAGGTTCTTGTTCATCCACTCGAAATCGAACGCGTAACCGATGGCCTCGCGCACACGGACGTCCTGGAAGACCGGCCTGCGCAGGTTGAAAACGAAGCCCTGCATCCGGGAAGAGGAATGGTCGGGAATCTCTTCCCTGACGATCCGGCCGTCGGCGATCTGGGGAATGTCATAGCCCGTCGCCCAGCGCTTGGCACTGTTCTCGGCAAAGAAATCGAATTCGCCGGACTTGAACGCCTCAAGCATCACGTCGCGGTCGCGATAGTAATCGTAGCGAATGCTGTTGAAATTGTTGCGGCCGCGATTGACTGGCAGATCGGTGCCCCAGTAATCCTCGACCCGTTCATATTCGATAAATCGTCCCGCTTCGAAGGATTTCACCTTGTAGGGACCGCTGCCGAGCGGCGGCTTGAGCGAGGTTTCCTCGAATGGCACGCCGTCGTAATAGTGCCTGGGCAGGACCATGAGTTGCCCCAGGATCAGCGGCAATTCACGGTTGTTGCTGCCGTCGAAGGTAAAGGTCACCTGACGGTCGCCCGTGGCCTCGACCTTCGTCACATTGGCATAATACTGGCGATAGAAGGGATTCCCCTTCTCGCGGAGGATGTTGAAGGTCCAGATCACATCCTCGACGGTCAGGGGCTCACCATCGTGCCACCGGGCTTCGGGCCGCAGATTGAAGCGGACATGGCTGCGGTCGTCCGGCAGTTCGACGCTTTCGGCGATATGGCCGTATTCGGTGAACGGCTCATCGGCCCCGTCCGTCATCAATGTATCGTAGATGAGACCGATGCCGGCCGACGGTGTTCCCTTGATGATGAACGGATTGAAACTGTCAAAGGTGCCCTGGGCCGAATAACGGACATGACCAGCCTTCGGCGCATCGGGATTGACATAGTCGAAATGGCTGAAACCTGCCGGATATTCCGGATCACCATGCATGGCGATGCCATGCAGCGGGTCCTGCGCCCGTACCGGCAGGGAACGGAAGACAACGGGAGAAGCGGCGGCAACACCCATGAAGAGCACTGTGCGTCTATCGAGCATTCGATCCTCGTTCCTCGTCCCGCATCCGAAGACGCCATCGAACCTGTCCCGACGGACCGTCACGGAAACGGAGCAGACGACACGATTGGAGTTGGTCGCGTCTTGTCAAACACAACCACAAGGTAGAACGCTCGACATGAACATTGAAGTGAATTTGTGTTCATTCAAGCAAAAAGCCGGACAAATCCCTGTCCGGCCTTGCCAATTCAACTCGCCTGAAACGGGAACCGACACGATCGTCCCCGCTGGCCGATTTCAGTGCAGGCTCTCAAGATAGGCCAGAAGATCCGCCAGATCCTTCTCCTTGCCGACCCCGGCAAAGGTCATCTTGGTGCCGGGTGCCCAATCCTTGGGCTTGTGCAGGAAGTGAATCAGGTTGTCGCGGGTCCAGTCCCCGCCATGATCGGCCAGGGCGCCGGAGTAGGAAAAGCCCTCGTGGCTGGCAATCGGACGGTCGACGACACCGAACAGGTTCGGCCCGACCTTGTTGGGCCCGCCGGAATCGAAGCTGTGGCAGGCGGCACACTTCTTGGCGTATTTCTCACCCGCGGCCACATCGCCATCATCCGGAACCACGAGTTCGGCGACCTGCTGCTCGCCTCCCCCGTTATCGGCGGCAGCGGCCCCGCCTTCCGTCGCCTCGACCATGTAGGCAGGCTCTTCGAGCTCATGACCGCCATAGATCATGGAGGCAATCGCACCTGCGCCGGACGCCATGATCCCTGCGGTGAGAATCGCGGCCAGTACCTTGTTACCTTCGAGAGATGACGACATCGGAAATCCTTGTGCCTGCCCAGCCAAGAGGGTAGAGCGGCCTTCGTCCACCCGGGAGCCCGAGCGACAGCCCGCAGGGCTCCTGCGTCGGGTCGACGGGCCGGAGGCAGTCGGTATCGCAAGGTGATGGATGGCGTCAAGCGGACAGCTTGTCCCGCGGGCGTTTTGTCCCACTTTTTCCACGGTCCGAGTGCCCGAGGCGGGTCGGACATGTGCCAACCGGCAGCTTTGGGAGAATGAACGTGCCTGCCACGCCGGCTTCGACGGACCTGACCTCGCGTGCCATCGTCCTCATACCCGCCCGCATGGCCAGCACGCGCCTGCCAGGCAAGCCGCTGGCGCTGATCGCCGGCGAGCCGATGATCGTCCATGTCTGGCGCCGGGCCATGGAGGCCGGTGTCGGCAGGGTGGTGGTGGCCTGCGCCGAGGACGAGATCGCCCAGGCGATCGAGGCAGCCGGCGGCGAGGCGATCATGACAGCGCCCGGACACGCCAGCGGTACCGACCGCGTTTACGAGGCCCTGCGCTCGGTCGATCCCGATGGCCACCACCACCATGTCATCAATCTCCAGGGCGACATGCCGACACTCGACCCCGCAAGCCTGGCGCGCGTGCTCGAACCGCTCGACGAACTCGGATGCGACATGGCCACACTGGTCAACGCGACCGATGACGAGGAGGAGCGCACCGATCCCAACACCGTGAAGGCCGTGGTCTCGTGGTCGAGGCCGGAGCTCGGCCGCGCGCTCTATTTCACCCGCGCCACAGCACCCTGGGGGCCGGGCCCGGTGTGGCACCAC
Proteins encoded in this region:
- a CDS encoding 3-deoxy-manno-octulosonate cytidylyltransferase yields the protein MNVPATPASTDLTSRAIVLIPARMASTRLPGKPLALIAGEPMIVHVWRRAMEAGVGRVVVACAEDEIAQAIEAAGGEAIMTAPGHASGTDRVYEALRSVDPDGHHHHVINLQGDMPTLDPASLARVLEPLDELGCDMATLVNATDDEEERTDPNTVKAVVSWSRPELGRALYFTRATAPWGPGPVWHHIGIYAFTRGALDRFAHLSPSPLEQREKLEQLRALENGMSIGVCLVDSVPFGVDTPHDLERARRILEGA
- a CDS encoding ABC transporter substrate-binding protein; protein product: MLDRRTVLFMGVAAASPVVFRSLPVRAQDPLHGIAMHGDPEYPAGFSHFDYVNPDAPKAGHVRYSAQGTFDSFNPFIIKGTPSAGIGLIYDTLMTDGADEPFTEYGHIAESVELPDDRSHVRFNLRPEARWHDGEPLTVEDVIWTFNILREKGNPFYRQYYANVTKVEATGDRQVTFTFDGSNNRELPLILGQLMVLPRHYYDGVPFEETSLKPPLGSGPYKVKSFEAGRFIEYERVEDYWGTDLPVNRGRNNFNSIRYDYYRDRDVMLEAFKSGEFDFFAENSAKRWATGYDIPQIADGRIVREEIPDHSSSRMQGFVFNLRRPVFQDVRVREAIGYAFDFEWMNKNLFYGQYKRINSYFSGSETFAARELPGAMELAILEPWRDRLPAEVFTKVFEPPATDGSGNNRRQLRDALNMLKEAGYELADGVMTHGGTGQKLEFEYLYYDPSSERIAAPYAQSLDKIGVKMTLRRVDTSQYVERLQNFDFDMTTSVWGQSLSPGNEQREFWGSEAADQPGSRNLIGIKDPVIDAIVNKVIEAGSAEELAAACRALDRVLTWQYFVVPQFYNDVDRIAYWAYLVRPETVPLRGLDLNCWWFDEEKAAQIKAR
- a CDS encoding microcin C ABC transporter permease YejB, whose translation is MAAYLLRRLLLVIPTLLGIMVLNFVIIQAAPGGPVEQMIARLQGTSISATARLEGDRGDLGAQGQEAQQRSQSSGNVQGKYRGARGLPPEFIAELERMYGFDKPLWQQFTGMIGRYLRFDFGKSFFRDTSVIDLIVEKLPVSISLGIWTTLLTYLISIPLGIRKAVRDGSTFDIWTSAVIIVGNAIPGFLFAILLIVVFAGGTYLDWFPLRGLVSENWRQMGWGQLIADYLWHMVLPITSLMIGAFAGLTMLTKNSFVEEINKQYVITARAKGLSERQVLYGHVFRNAMLIVIAGFPAAFIGILFTGSLLVEVIFSLDGLGLLGYEAAINRDYPVMFATLYIFTLIGLLLKIISDFTYVLVDPRIDFDSRGAQ
- a CDS encoding ABC transporter permease, whose translation is MRLSPLNARRLANFKANRRGHVSLWIFAVVFVLTLFAELIANDKPLLVRYDGSFYTPFLVSYPETTFGGDFPTEADYNDPFVMELIDEKGWAVWPVIPYSYDTIIKDLDRPSPAPPSWRNWLGTDDQARDVMARVIYGFRISVLFGLVLTLVSSMVGIAAGAVQGYFGGWVDLGMQRFMEVWSGLPTLYLLIIMSSVIIPGFWSLLILMLLFSWMSLVDVVRAEFLRARNLDFVRAARALGVGNVTIMIRHVLPNAMVSTLTFMPFILNGSITTLTSLDFLGFGMPPGSPSLGELLAQGKSNLHAPWLAITGFAVLALMLSLLIFIGEAVRDAFDPRKTFQ
- a CDS encoding cytochrome c family protein — its product is MSSSLEGNKVLAAILTAGIMASGAGAIASMIYGGHELEEPAYMVEATEGGAAAADNGGGEQQVAELVVPDDGDVAAGEKYAKKCAACHSFDSGGPNKVGPNLFGVVDRPIASHEGFSYSGALADHGGDWTRDNLIHFLHKPKDWAPGTKMTFAGVGKEKDLADLLAYLESLH